The DNA segment GGAACTGATGAGGGtaaatctttataaaatttgttctttggaagtaaaatgtattaaattgcCTTCATTGACAGACGAAACCATCACAATCTCTCGTGGCGGAATGCTACGAACCATTCATATTTCGCTTGAAACCACGAGAAGCGACATACCAAATCTTCCTCGATGAATCTCCTTACGAACAATCATACCTtaataaattcagaaaaaagGTTGGTACTCAAGATAATTCTACAATAAATGATTTTcccattaacatattttttgattgaCGTTTAGATAATCGCTACAGTAAGTGTTAAAAAACATAATTCACTTTATAATGCAGCTTGGATGTATCGCTTTGCTATGGCGCCCGATTATCCCTTTCAGAGAATCGCCGAACCAATGCTGAATTTAgtgtcaaaaaaatgtgttgcgAATGGATGTAGCTCTTTGGAATGTACAATTTCCGAGTGGCAAGAAGAAGAACGCGATTTTTATGACAATATGGGGTAATCTTTTTTactcatattttatttgtttctgaTTTCACTGAATTGCTTTTCGTGTGCTTCATTTTCAGATTCATTACTCGTCAAATTTACCATAAACAAGTTATAGGAAGTAGTTTAACTGTTATGAAGACTCTTCTTACATATGACCTTCATGCGAATGTAAGAAGCGAACATTCCAAattagaaacaataaaatagtattaaaatCGATTAAGTACTTATATTGTACTGAACAAAACACAAAAGCCTTCCGTAAGAATCCTTATCCAAATACTCACTGCGAAAACGCACATTTTGACTACAAGTACGAACTCTACATGTATTTTTGTACAATAAACTGCACtccatttataaaaacaaaaataaaagcttttgatTGCAATAAATAACGAATAAACTTAGTATATAAATACCGAAAAATGTATGCTATACAAGGTGAGTCccaaattctgaaaaaaaaaattaactttagaattttaaaaatatcgtaTTGTATTTAgaatcgtaaaaatattttctcttgtaaatatttagatattttagctacataagtatatacattttatattttttgatagaCAGCAatataaattcacaaaaaaaaactgtaaaaatatatatttgtacttaCTTTGTTAAGCGTCAGCAAACAAAAGAGTGGatatttcacattaaataaatgttaagcatatatttgtaaatacatattttttatgcaattatCAGATTTTCAGCGTGTTCTTTTAtcttaattgcaattttttgtttgtgttgtttttagAAAGCAAATTAGTAATTTAGCATCATTTCTGCTTTTCGACCTATTTCGCCTTAATTATACGCGaataaatacaaatgcataaaggaaatgaaaatatatataaatcaataGAATTCAGCatacatgcaaatatatatgggtgtgtatgtgtgtacgtctCGTACATATGCAACACATACGTAGTATAAGCTCTCGCAACATTctcttttaatataatttaaaaatacatgtttatataaatacaatataattgCGAACagaagtaatatatgtatgtgtgtatgtatgctacATAAAATAGAAAAAGCTCAGATTTAGtttaagttttactatttttgtataCTCGTAATGGAAAGCTGTAAAGCTTGTCAGATTGATTCTTTTTTTATCGGTCAATATTTGCATTCAGGCAATTCCACTTAATCTTATTCACTATAAGAAGATAGTTGGTAGTCGATTTGGTAACTAGGGGGTAGGCGGTCTCTGACGCTTCTTCTCGTTTGCAGCTAGCTATTAGTTTCAATAGTTTTGTCTCTGGTGAGTGTAGCAGATGTGAATAGCGAAGCTATTGACATTGACTCGTAAATATCGTTTTACTATGAAAAAAGCAAGTGTATACGACGAacttttatacttttaattatcgtttgtaatttcttttctcttttgttttGAGTGTATATGCTTTCAATTGCTTTTTATACTACGAACAATCGCaggtgcatgtgtgtgtgggttgaGACAGTCCTATTTATCCAGCCAGTTATCCGACAAAGAAATGCTGATTCAATAttattactataaattttgttttggttttagaATAGTTTAGCTCGTCGCTTCAGCTCGTTTCGTCTCCATTGGGGCAGTCGGTAGAACTCGGAACGTGAACATTGCAGCACATGTTCGAATTCTACATCCGACAAATGACGCTAAGAATTGAAATGagaatgttttttatttgagtgAATGTTAAAAATGTTGTAGCACTTGCAGTTACCTCTAAGTTGCAGCGATCAACGTCTGTTGGTAGACGATAATTTGTGATGACTAATAAATGATAAGGATAAATCTTAGCCGGCTCATGTACGAGCAATGAGTGCGCCATGTTGGGTAAACTCCGACGAATCAAACCAGCTTGCGGATAATGATAGGACAATACACCCGAATATGTGCTAGAAGCGGGAAGCTCGCCACCCatctgttaaataaaaaaattaatatgaatattCACAGTTgagttaatgttgttgttgttatattaatGTTATACTCACCAGTGCCCGTCTATCACCATCAGTTATGGAATCAACCGAAGCTGATCATGAAATAGGgttaaaaagaaatgaaagaaatttataataaaaaatatttattatttgaaataggCGCTTGCTTACCTTCTGATTTTCCGCAACTTAAATCTGTACTATGAGTTTTATCCACAAGACCTCCATATGAAAAATCCTAATGAGTGGCAAGAGTGAGAATTCAAAATGTATGAatattacaacaataatttGGGTTTTTGTAGTGAATCGATATTGGTATGTGCGGATGTCTAGTAAACTTGtgtgaagcaaaaaaaaaaactagactACAAAGAAGGTGCAAATAAGGAaccaaaacaaataatgcaaCTTCATGCCGTGCCAagtaaattaacaaataaactcgatttaagaataaatattaaaacaataaccaacccttaatataaatatatcaaagaggaacaaaaataaagaatttgtaaTGTGTGCTTagggtacatatgtatgtatgtatgtttggtaaaaaatacatatgttttttattaaaaatcatttttaataaatttattcacataaacttaattttttataatggtggttttctttttgaaatataaatcagggctaaaattaatatataatatcttAACATAAAATGCGAAAATCTGTAGTGAAAGCAACTACAACCAGGATTAcgaatttttcaattcaaattgtttggataaaaatcagattttaatttttttttccgggattaaaaattaaatattgaaaattctagcttttaatttaatgataaaaaattaaaaatattatttttaaagctaaaCATTTTGGATTAGcaattgagaaaatatttagtttaagatcgagtaataaataaaaaaaattctcttcAAATTAGGaactggaaaaaattaaaaagcttaaataCTTCTAACTGTAACGCTAGAATTAAAGACAATTAAATATTCTTAAGACAAAAGGAGCTATACTATGTTTATATCTTTTCTTAAGAGAAAAGGAGCTAGACTATGTTTATATCTTATTAAGGTTTCTTTTCCAAAGATTTTCAAAAGGTAGAGCATGAAGTGCAAAATCGAAAACATGTAAAttcttaaacaatttatttttacaaatttttttatcccATATTTGagattaaaaactaaaaatattttttttttttggattaaaacttttttgtttcaatccAGTATTTGggattcaaattttaaatttttttattaagattttcgggattataaattaaaaaaaaaaattaaatacattgttTGCAACCCTTCTAAGCCTACTActacttttttcatttctaaaaatactgcacatacatacattccttGAAAATATTGAAGCTACATTAACTTTTGTGAAAGAACAGACTAATTTTAGGAAATGTTTGCGGAGATGAAATCAATATGCAGCTTGTTTAGTAGCCCTTTCTAAACAAAGGTTGAAAAGATCTAAgacgatatatgtataaggACATCACTTTTTTATGTTACATAAGAAGTAGTAGGCAATCAATATTTAGGTTAAGTAGTATTTAAGAACTATTACATGGTAATTATTAAGGGTATGAATCTTCGCAAACTCAATCATTTTAATGAAGAAcctaataatacaaaaattagcttcttttattttatataataaagatTTCACTAATATTTTCGACACTATatggtattttcaaaaaaaaaaaaaaataataataataatttaactaTTCACATTTATTCGgctgaaaaataatataaaaaaagttaaatgaaaattaatgcacaaacaaataaaataggaaacacaaacaactatttACTTGgagtatgaaaaaaattaaaataattaaaaaggcATTATTAGGCAGATTGAAATAAAGCAACACACTGAAAGCGCTTACAGTAGCAACAGGGTGCACAGCAGTAGTACCACCAGCCGCAGTGGATGCACTGAATGTATGTGAGCGTGGAGCCAAGCCGTATCCTGGTTTAGGGACATGCCGCAAGGCGCTCaccactatttttttaatagttgtatgtaagcatatatatttcatatatgtatatcacataaacatatgcgtgtgtgtgcgtttatgtGCATAATCGTAAACGTGTACGTATGTAGTAGCATgtgatatgtatgtaagtggtcATGCAGGCGTGAGAGAATGTTGTTGATCACAAGACATTTGATGACGTTGATGTTAGAATGAAGCGTCCAAGCAAATATTCAATGAATTACAGGTGAAGCATATGATATGGTGATATATtgacaaatttcaaaatcaaaaatgatcGACGAGTATGAAGAGTTTTACCATTTGATGAGGATGAACGAGAATTGCACGTTGTTATCATTGTGTCATTAGATAATTTAGTAGTAATCAGCAGTCAAcagcatacaaatacacattttcatggcgttgttgttgtttatttgcaatatacgttgtttatttgttattattattttgtttgcataGTTGTTGTCCGGTACCGTATGTGAATTTTGTGCACACGGATAATAGATATACACGAAGGCAAGCCAAAAGCagcattgaaagaaaaaatatagtaaCAATTCAGAGGAAGAGTTGGAAGTGAGTAACAATAGGCCATAAGTAAgggtaatttttaaatgttttataaataaggtAATTGACGGTAAATGCCGCAACTTTATatcatattcaaataatttacttgAGGTCAGAGGGCGctaaatcatatacatacatatgtgtatagtaTAGTAAGGGAATAATACAATTGACCAATTGTGATCCTCAATTAGAATCGGAATCgatatataacaaaattcttcCAGTAATAGTTTTGAAAGTTCAATTACAGTTACTCAGtagtatataattatattttagctATGTTTTTACAATGTAAGTAAGTATATAACCCTGTTAACAAGTAAGTTTAAgcataaaaataactttttttatattaatttatataacacTATACAAAATGGGTTAACTTAAAACtcgagtaaaataaaaaagtgaacaaCGCCGGAAGTGCAGTACCTGCATCGATACAGTTACAGATTTGAGCGAGTGAACGcgtgtgtatataaaaataccttttgctatatacatatattgtagttTATAGGTTATGTCCAGCTAGACGTTgttaataacaacaatacaaaatgtTAATCACAAATGGGTTGTTTCCAGTATGAAACGTAGCAATACCAATCACCAACAAATTGAACGAGCCGAGTATATAGCATGACTTTTGCACCAAATGAGACTGTactgttttttattaaacttacgGAGCTATAGCCATTGCGAATAGATGGCGGCAAAGTAGACGTTTTCAATCCATATCCTGGTCTTGGTGCAGATCGGTAGGAATGTAtcgctatattttaaatatgtaattcaGAATTATGCATTTATAATGGacccaaaacaaaaataaccgtTTAAATGTTATTGAAAAGAACTATATAAGTAGcgtaatttataataaaaaaacatttgttattttaatatatcaacaattcaaattttcaaaaattataaccaCTTTTTGAAACGGACTTTAGTACACAGATATAATGCTTTGCAAAAACTTAATGAAATGAAGTTTAACTGTAGATATGTAAAACCAAATTTTACTGACGTGAAGAATAGTTTTAGGCgcactttgaaaatatatagtttttacAAGAGAGCAGCAAATCTtattagttatacatatgtataacaaaatgtataattttcacAAGGGACCAACAAATCTTATTACTTTCGTATAAAGTCAACGATTTATTACTAAGGAAGTTAAGACATCTGCTAagcctcaatttttttttatttaaaggggCGCTTATATGCATTTCAGTTTCTAAAACAAGACATTTTCTCCGAAAGttggacttaatttcctttttaaccttatatctttatatatgcaCAACATTTGTCTTCGTTACTTACCGTTGTAGCTGGGTGCATTACCAAGCGATTTGCCTAACGATCCCCTGTAACTAGTCGACCGATCAAACATTTCGTCCTCATAGAAAGGCTTCTGATGATCTAAATTTCGTGATGGTGAAGCACCAATAGGCGACTCGTATCTATTCGCAGCGGTGCAAAAGTGAAAACcacaaatgtattaaaaatgttgATTTCATTTTACAATAAATTCAGCAAACCTTAGCTTGAGTATGGGTTCTTTGGCTGCCGAGGGTGTACGCGATGCATTTCTCGGGtctaaattttgttgtttccattttttatattttgcgtGTTCTTTTAAATCTTTTGCAATGGCTGAACCAATGCCTGAATTCAATTTTTCAAGCTCTTCAGCCTCCCGTTGTAGACGTctgtaagatgaaaaaaaaaaactaagcacttctgcttttatatatgtacatttcctGTTACTGCATACGTATCAACGTCGCCATTTTTCATATTGTCGACTTCATCGTCATCATCGGAAGTAGCTACACCCCTATAAGTGTCACTGTAACGGCGTCTACGCTCCGGATCTGTGTATGGATAAGGCGGTGCTGGGAAATCATCTCTTTCGATTTTCGGTTTCTCGCCTGGTGGTGGTTTCTTTGCCGCTGGATAGTGCGACAGCTCTATGGGCTCTTCGTTGTTCATGGCAGGACTTTTGGGGCGTGGCGTCTCCGATCGGATGGCATCTACAAGCACTTTCATTGCACTGCGACTACGGGAATGTGGTCTTGAAGGTGGCCGACTGCCAGCCATTGAACCGCCGGTACTGGTGGCATACGATGGCGGCCGATGAAAGTGTGGCGACAAAGGCATCTTGTCATATGGATCAATCGGCTTGCGTAAGTAGTGTGGAGCATCTGTCAAGTAGCTATATGTGTAAATACGTGAAATATCTTCACCGCCCGGTCGGCCATATTCACGTAAAATTAGACCAGGGCTAACTGTACGATAGTGCTGTAAAATGTTATGAAACACACTGTTGTTAAAGAAGTTACGAAATAAGATATGCGTGTAAAACtacgttatttttattatttttttttttaatttttgttaattatttaagcaattattacttttaaacaacatttttgatcAGTGAATATAaatgctattttattttaattcttgtGATTTTGCATGTGTTTATCGAAAGCGCAAACGTAAGAAAGCCAAacttagaaatacaaaattaagaaaaaaatatgcatattacttatgtacaaaccaaagtaaaaaccaaataaacttaaagaaaaaacaaacctTGCGGCTAGAAGAATAAAGTGAACCATTAAAACTCGGCGTTCTGGAGCGCGTGTACTGAAAACAACAGAAAACCATTGCAAGctcaaaatgtgaaaaattaaaataataaacaataagaacggaagtaaattataaataaaagttggaaGTGGATGTTCAGGTGGATAAGGACTTCCTGGGAAAATTGAAGGCGGAGTAGATAGTTTGATCGTCGACATGGTATCCAACGAAAGATGCTAGGCATAAGCATGCACCCACTCAAGGGCGGTAATGTGTTCGTCCAATgcatcgttgtttttttttattccttctATATTCTTTAGCTTTAGGGTGGTTGGGAAGATAATAGGTGAAACGTGCAGCTATACAATCGTGAACAAGTGCACAGTGCAATATTATTTTGTGTGCTGCTCTTCATGCTTTAAACTTACAAATTTACCGATAAAGCTTACAATcgttattatatatgtaatatcatatatttacaatataaaaatgttagcCCACAGCACATATGTTTTCTCACACAACACCGAACCATTCATACTTACCATATCACTGAGCGCACTCGAACTCATGCGATCGCATTCTGTATCCGTAAAGGCACCATTACCCACCGCTGGTCCGCCACCATTTAAAATAATGCCAGACTCTGATGGCCCGGGGCCACAACGCGGGTGCCAAATTGCGCTGCCTTGTAGGTACATCTCTTCGCCATCACCGAATGGATCGCCGCACTTTGTGCAGCGTGCACAGGTTGGATGGAAGTGGTGGTTATCACCGGCTTGCAACACTTTTCCACTAATAAAGCGATTGCAGTAAGCGCATTTCACACCGAATGACTTCTGATAGCACTTTTCACAATACGGCACACCATCCTTACCCATGTACTCGCCATTTAGTATGGAATTGCATGCTTTACAGCGGAAGCACCAAACATGCCATTGTCGATCTAGTGCAACTAGTGCTTGACCTTCTTTCAACATTTCTCCACAACCAGCACAATCGTTCGGGTCGTAATCCTCCTTTAAACGTGCCTTATCAGAAACTACGCCACTAGTCATTTGCTGGTGCGCCGTGGCCCGTGTTGGACTTTCAGCTTTCGGAACTGGTGAAACCGTGCCTTCTTTACGCGACACATCGGCAGCATTCGGTTGTCGTATGGGTGATGAAGTAGCCGCTGGAATACAGTTTTCACATAATACCTCTTTACCGGTATTTGTTACCTACAAACAAACCCAAAGggaattaacaaaataaaaaaataatcaaaaattgagAAATCAAAAGCTCACCTTGCTTCCAGATTTGAAAGGGTTGCTACATTTGGAGCACGTGAAACACTTTTGGTGATACGTCTTTCCCATGGTCGAGACCACTTCGCCTTCGACATACTGCTGGCAAGCGGCACACTTCGTGCCATAGAGACGCTGATAGTCGGGAATGCAATAATATGCACCGTCTTTGGTAAAGAATCCGCCGGTGGCGAGCGACTTTTTGCATTGACAACACTGAAAGCAAGCTTTGTGAAAATGCTTATCGGCCACACGTAGCACCTCGCCCGAGCATTTTTTATCGCATTTtgcacaataaattttttgctttcctaaaatgaaaaaggtgGAATATAACAAATTagtttatttaacaaataataaaagcaactgGTTTGAAGacttaaatgcaataaaatacatAGTCTGAATGTATGTgaagtaatataaaaaacaggttgtgttttaaattaattttggttCTTGGGGgttatacacatgcatatgatATActgtagaggcccgctaatccagatcaattaaaaccgtcccctatccggaatataaggaaatccggtttaccaaagacatatcagaactatgtattatgaaaaaatatttataaatttctgtttgtttattataacaaataatacacatgttccaaaaaagcaaaaataacttaaaccaataagcataaaagcgaatgtagagaataataaacatgtgatccggattagagaatacggatagagaatgtcggtccggattacaagggacataatagaaattttgagttttttaaccctgtccggattacagtggaatccggattagcgggcctctactgtacttgtatgtgtgcgaattaattgttttttgtgttttttttggcACAGTTAAATATTTTGGCATTTATGCCACacgatttcgaaaaaattgttttcaaatgaaCAACTTAGGATTATTAGAATCCAATGAGTGGGTTAACATGAGAGTTTCCGCATAATGattgttgtacatttttgcaACCCAAAACGAGGTAGTCACTCAATGAAGTGATTATTAAATGGTAAAACTTTGTATGAATTTTTAACTTATAGCGTTTTGTTTTCTCACAAAAATGTTGCATTTATACTGCTCTATGCCCGGGGCTGACAAAGTTGCGTGTTCTTTTCTCAAAGTATTGCCTTCTAAACAGGCAAAAGTGAGACATTTTCTACCCTCCCAAAACGTAAGAGTGTCAGTTGCCCCGTGaattttcatttgtggtttctaaaaagtttcaaagtagtttaatgaaataaaagaaaaagtgttAAATGATAAGCTTTTTTAcagcttaaaaaatttattatcttaTATGTTCTAATTATGAACGAAAACAATGCAACAgctgatttataatattttgtacaaCGTTGTCATATGATGAGGCAACATTTTCGTCGAGAAAAGAAACCGATGTTAGTGTAATCTATTAAAACTATAaacgaaatcgattttttgaaatgatgttTCCAGAGTCGGTGAAGAAAATTTCTCACGCGTTTCGGAAAGAATGAAGATATATTTGTCAGGTAGTGATCGAAGGAATAAAATTTCGGataacaatttttgatttttaagtcacttagtgtaaattttttcggcaaaaactaccttttttttttgaaaaaatcaaaattttgactaagTCCATCAATCTTtacttgaaatattaattttttttgttttttaaatttgagacaactttaggcAGAAAACTCTTTCAGCGGAAGTAATGGaaccaacaatttttaaaattattcgcagaatgttaaaatatattaaattctataaatgTTCATTTACAGTTGAACTTCTATAACTAGAAGTTCTACATAACTCGCAATCTTGattggcaatagaagtcaaatttcatacaattttccTTCCATAACTCAAAGTCTTTCTAGCTCgattttttgtggattatggtgatttCATTTAAGGAAGTTGAACTTTTagatactatatatttattatataaactcGTTTATCTAAATTGCAAGTGGTTATAGCCCCCTAATCAAAAGTAGAAACGGTTGTTTGATATTATTTATCCTTACAATAGAGTATCTAAATTActgcaattttttcatataatatatttgttatatttaaggtataaagtttGTCGTCACTAactacaatatatttataagcaCGTACTcttaatatgtataaataaatttgaagcagcaatttacattttttgataagaaatgctttataaattgttaaaaattaataatttaatgagttaataaaaataagctaATGAAATGAGgaatacaagtacttgattacAAGATGCAATTtcatcataaatataaaattaaaagtgattCACAGGAAAAAACGATTCACGagcaatttgttttaaataattgcttttagatatttccttaacaatgttttttaagtttctaaaTGAAAGAGATACTTATGCATGTGGTGTTCAACTTAACttgcatttttattactaaCGGAAATTTCGTCAATTTAATTACCACGAGTAACAGTTAACATAACAACGCCAAGACTACATGTGTTATGCCTAACATTTGGTTTTCGGTCAGTTTACTGCACTTTCACTCAGGAAGTACatcatcattaaaattgtaAAGTCATTACATACTTTCATAAAAGATTTCCACACAAAACTAAGGCCGTGTCTGCACCGTGCACTTTTAtaaaagttacatacatacatacatatgtatgtacatatgtacatatatggcgtTACATAACTAATATTAATTAAGCACGTATACGTTTGTACTAAAAAACCAAAGATTTAACAGAAATtaacaaaagtgaaaaattaaccTCCAAAAAGTCCTATAGTTTTTATAATGACTACGGACCCCATGTAGTCAAGTATCTTAGTATGCACATAGCAAACTTATGTACAATGCATAATGTgtaataaatttctaaaaagtaaaaaaaaaaaaaaaaattattaaatacataaaacaaaGCCACAGCTTACAGGCcgtgaatttttgaacttcctaCTATGAAACAAAACATGGCAAAGGCCATATTTACAGatatctgtgtatgtatgtaaatatgtcttCAGCGgtaattttcatgaaaaatgtgaaaaatagaaatttataagacacaacataaaaaatatggcGTACTGGTTATAATtaagccaacaaaaacaaaaaattacttatttccATTTGAACAGCTATGGACATACacagtatatacttatgtattacATATGGTCTGTACAACGAATAATACATGTAAATACACGAAAACAAATTGTCGgtcaatatttaattaaattcaagttCAAAGTATGAATGAAGAAACACATTTGAAAACGAAGGttttgtatgtaagtgtattgtAATAATAATGGTAACAATAATGACGTGACTTCCTGCCTGACCTCTTTGCTTTAtgttttaaaagaattattgGCCTCGTTGAGTGTTATTAATTATTTCAGGCAATACATGAGTgaagtgtatacatacatatgtatataggtttttaaatatttaaataaaatttaaagaaatcagATTTTcgtcaaatatttgtttatgaaattataaattaaaaaaactataatattctgta comes from the Bactrocera neohumeralis isolate Rockhampton chromosome 2, APGP_CSIRO_Bneo_wtdbg2-racon-allhic-juicebox.fasta_v2, whole genome shotgun sequence genome and includes:
- the LOC126751663 gene encoding uncharacterized protein LOC126751663 isoform X1, translating into MQPFIVIRNYRDDDELKCQELVRDYIMSFVKRSFYCFCFREITLQFIVITWAILFIFIGVPLHFCAMTIPGCIFFLFSGTYFSFYAKAVELMRTKPSQSLVAECYEPFIFRLKPREATYQIFLDESPYEQSYLNKFRKKIIATVSVKKHNSLYNAAWMYRFAMAPDYPFQRIAEPMLNLVSKKCVANGCSSLECTISEWQEEERDFYDNMGFITRQIYHKQVIGSSLTVMKTLLTYDLHANVRSEHSKLETIK
- the LOC126751663 gene encoding uncharacterized protein LOC126751663 isoform X2, producing MQPFIVIRNYRDDDELKCQELVRDYIMSFVKRSFYCFCFREITLQFIVITWAILFIFIGVPLHFCAMTIPGCIFFLFSGTYFSFYAKAVELMRTKPSQSLVAECYEPFIFRLKPREATYQIFLDESPYEQSYLNKFRKKIIATRIAEPMLNLVSKKCVANGCSSLECTISEWQEEERDFYDNMGFITRQIYHKQVIGSSLTVMKTLLTYDLHANVRSEHSKLETIK